The Candidatus Binataceae bacterium genome contains the following window.
AAGGCAGAACAGGCGCGTCTGGCTCAACGGCTATCCGAACTGGCGGCACAACGAAGAGAGGAAATCGGTAGGCTCGGCGTGCTCGAAACCGAGGACACGGTGTTCACCGGCCTCTTCCTCGAGCTCAAGGCAGCAATTGCAAGCTGCAGCGCACGTCTCGCGCAATGGCGCGACGCGGGCCTCCGATTTCGGTCCGGTAAGTCTGAACGGCAACGCGGCACGAACGCTCCGCAACACCCGCAGGGCGCTGGTCCGGACCGAGATGCGTAGGGCTCGGATCACTACCGCGGATCGAAAGGCCGAGACGCGGCGCAAGATCCAGCTCGGCGGGCTGATCATCAAAGCCGGCCTCGCCGCCGAGGAACCCGCCGTCCTGCTCGGAATGCTCACTACAGGCGCCAGGGTGCTGAGAACTCCCAACGCGGCAGATTCACGGCGGCGCTGGAAGGAGATCGGGGACCGGGCCTTCGGTTTAGGTCCGTCGCCCTGAATTTTTTACCCTTTGATGCTCGCCGCCACGGTTCCAATCGCCCTCGTCGGAATCTGGGACAACGGCCTCATGGGCTACTCGATCCTTGTGGGATTCGGCCTCAGCTTGATGATGGTACTCCATGCCAACACGTGGCCGGAGCCGCTATCTCGCCGTCAAGCGGTACGCGTCATTCTCGGCGCGTTGCTGAACTGCGTGTACCAGGCACGCGGGCGGATAGGAGGGTGGATTCTGTTCCTGCTCGATGGTAGCGCGGCTCGGCTACTTGAGCATTCTGGAAC
Protein-coding sequences here:
- a CDS encoding conjugal transfer protein TraD, whose protein sequence is MQAAAHVSRNGATRASDFGPVSLNGNAARTLRNTRRALVRTEMRRARITTADRKAETRRKIQLGGLIIKAGLAAEEPAVLLGMLTTGARVLRTPNAADSRRRWKEIGDRAFGLGPSP